Proteins encoded by one window of Arachis hypogaea cultivar Tifrunner chromosome 1, arahy.Tifrunner.gnm2.J5K5, whole genome shotgun sequence:
- the LOC112725146 gene encoding protein FAR1-RELATED SEQUENCE 5-like, which translates to MAVHDGGERGIERHGSTDRDLAVSRFTIREENGSHRATRFTGEDADDGMSGKTLPVEKAEVMDSSAADADIDAEAAVRIVDGIGYFGAIEFSTLTAKDVLTTEFTSLQGAYDYYNEYDRIKGISVRRSKVGHRTKQGAEGEIIWQIFVCSREGERDGKHMQREDRKMDPQPITRCGCEARIKVHVDDAIRRWFVEQLCDNHNHPMLDARFKGLSRSHRAVKEGDLHQINSMRKSGLRVPTIFRAFANQSGGFETVGFEIKDIYNAIEKQRRKYSLAVGKRLENLFWCDGTSCYDYSVFGDVLGFDATYGHNKYKCPLVIFSGVDHHIRTVVFGCAILSNESEGSYVWLLWSFLEAMKGKQSKSAITDGDLTIKSAVSTVFPGAHHRLCS; encoded by the exons ATGGCGGTCCACGACGGAGGAGAACGCGGGATTGAACGGCATGGAAGCACAGATCGAGATCTGGCTGTCTCGAGGTTCACAATAAGGGAAGAAAATGGATCACACAGGGCAACGAGATTCACAG GAGAG GATGCTGATGATGGAATGAGCGGCAAAACTTTGCCGGTAGAGAAAGCAGAAGTGATGGATTCGTCCGCCGCAGATGCGGACATAGATGCAGAAGCAGCAGTGAGGATTGTTGATGGGATAGGGTACTTTGGCGCCATTGAATTTTCTACCCTGACAGCCAAGGACGTCCTTACGACGGAGTTCACAAGTCTACAGGGAGCTTATGACTACTACAACGAATACGATCGCATCAAGGGAATTTCGGTTAGGAGGTCCAAGGTGGGTCACAGAACAAAGCAGGGGGCGGAGGGCGAAATCATTTGGCAGATATTTGTGTGCTCGAGGGAAGGAGAGCGAGACGGGAAACACATGCAGCGGGAAGACAGGAAGATGGATCCTCAACCGATCACGCGGTGCGGGTGTGAAGCCCGGATTAAGGTCCACGTCGATGATGCCATCAGGCGATGGTTTGTTGAACAATTATGCGATAACCATAATCATCCCATGCTGGATGCGAGGTTCAAGGGTCTGTCGCGGTCACACAGAGCAGTCAAGGAAGGCGATTTGCACCAAATCAATTCCATGAGAAAATCCGGGTTGCGGGTGCCGACGATTTTCCGCGCCTTTGCCAATCAGTCAGGAGGATTCGAGACTGTTGGGTTCGAGATAAAGGACATATATAATGCGATAGAGAAGCAAAGGCGG AAGTACTCGTTGGCTGTTGGCAAGAGGCTGGAAAATCTCTTCTGGTGCGATGGTACAAGTTGTTATGACTACAGTGTATTCGGGGATGTCCTGGGTTTTGATGCAACGTACGGTCATAACAAATACAAGTGCCCTTTGGTAATATTCTCAGGGGTGGACCATCATATAAGGACGGTGGTGTTTGGCTGCGCCATCTTGAGCAACGAGAGTGAAGGAAGCTATGTGTGGTTGTTGTGGTCATTTCTTGAGGCAATGAAAGGAAAACAGTCGAAGTCTGCCATCACGGACGGGGATCTCACCATAAAGAGTGCGGTTAGCACAGTTTTCCCTGGTGCACATCACAGGCTGTGTAGCTAG
- the LOC140182755 gene encoding protein FAR-RED IMPAIRED RESPONSE 1-like yields MGDLEVDEFERIWTDSVVDHRLEDHLYAKKHSWSNAHIRGKFFAGLKTTSRCEALNMQLGKFIHNGYNLREFVEHFQHYLEFMRRRELVADYKSAYGEPIVKTKLEAIEQLAATVYTREVFELFREVLILASNVRVVSTKRTSTCVLFEVAMYCKQRSWAVSWAEEDDKFSCFCQRMESFGLPCVHMVGVLVYLNMKAIPRSLILE; encoded by the coding sequence ATGGGAGATCTAGAGGTTGACGAATTTGAGAGAATATGGACGGATAGCGTGGTAGACCACAGGTTGGAGGATCATCTCTATGCAAAGAAGCATTCATGGTCTAATGCCCATATCCGGGGGAAATTCTTCGCAGGACTGAAGACGACATCGAGGTGTGAGGCTTTGAATATGCAGCTTGGAAAATTTATACACAACGGGTACAATCTGAGGGAGTTTGTAGAGCACTTCCAACACTATTTGGAATTCATGAGGAGGAGAGAACTAGTGGCAGACTACAAGTCTGCATACGGCGAGCCTATTGTAAAGACGAAACTCGAGGCCATTGAGCAGCTCGCTGCGACGGTTTATACAAGAGAGGTTTTCGAACTATTTCGGGAGGTGCTAATACTAGCCAGCAATGTTAGAGTTGTGTCCACCAAGAGGACGAGCACTTGTGTTTTGTTCGAGGTTGCAATGTACTGCAAGCAAAGATCATGGGCCGTGTCGTGGGCCGAGGAAGACGACAAATTCAGCTGTTTTTGTCAGCGGATGGAGTCCTTCGGGCTTCCTTGTGTCCACATGGTCGGGGTTCTGGTTTATCTAAACATGAAAGCTATCCCCAGAAGCCTAATACTTGAATGA